From one Perca fluviatilis chromosome 10, GENO_Pfluv_1.0, whole genome shotgun sequence genomic stretch:
- the slitrk2 gene encoding SLIT and NTRK-like protein 2 yields the protein MLSGVLLLSVLTVTSLSPSETESRKTSASKEICKSRCTCDERENILNINCESKGFTTVSQFQAPPNKISQFFLNGNFLSRLSANEFVNYGNVTSLHLGNNGLQEIRTGAFNGLRFLKRLHLNNNNLEVIKEDTFAGLESLEYLQADYNYISAIELGAFSKLNKLKVLILNDNLLLSLPPNIFRFVLLTHLDLRGNRLKMLPFSGVLEHIGGIMEIQLEENPWNCTCDLIPLKSWLDTISVFVGDIVCETPFRLHGKDITQLIKQDLCPRRNAGERVHPPSDSHFQGALPPTYHPGVITPSRPPKASRPPKMRYRPTPRITKDKHVFGPIMVYQTRSPVPMLCPSVCVCTSQNPDSGLNINCQERKLHNISELNPKPSYPKKLHLTGNYLQVIYRTDLTEYSSLELLHLGNNRIAVIQEAAFENLTNLRRLYLNGNYIESLSQSLFAGLQSLQYLYLEYNIIKDILPQTFNSLHNLQLLFLNNNLLRSLPDNVFGGTMLTRLNLRNNHFSYLAVRGVLDQLSAFIQIDLQENPWDCTCDIVALKNWMELSSTSVVVNEITCDSPSKHAGRLLRSLRNEAICPEPSEAPPPQHAPPTKAPTLISPGTEATTPSSSASFSSVSPTESRIHTPELHPEVPLSVLILGLLVVFILSVCFGAGLFVFVLKRRKGVEHVPTGANNLDLNSFQVQYGSYTPEPTQDKTSESHVYNYIPPPVGSMCQNPIYMQKDGEQVAYYRNLKELSFGPFDAKKDVLSRSPGAYTISTMDFMDKSPTSCGLATPDPPEMLYQNLGERPHKELPTAAGAPPFHYNFCTLPKRPCIVPPYEAATARRHITNQDRLNKTVLYGTPRKYYGAEHLSKNNEHPLLLPGKLKTEPDYLEVLEKQTAMSQL from the coding sequence ATGCTGAGCGGCGTCCTCTTGCTGAGCGTCCTCACGGTCACCAGCCTGTCACCGTCCGAAACGGAGAGCCGCAAAACTTCAGCCTCCAAAGAGATCTGCAAGAGCCGCTGCACCTGCGACGAGCGGGAGAACATCCTGAACATCAACTGTGAGAGTAAAGGATTTACCACCGTCAGTCAGTTCCAGGCGCCCCCAAATAAAATCTCCCAGTTTTTTCTAAACGGAAACTTCCTGTCACGGCTCAGTGCCAATGAGTTTGTCAATTATGGCAATGTCACCTCACTGCATCTGGGGAATAACGGCTTGCAGGAGATCCGAACCGGCGCATTTAACGGGCTGCGCTTCCTGAAGCGGCTCCACttgaacaacaacaacctggAAGTGATTAAAGAGGACACATTTGCGGGACTGGAGAGTTTGGAGTATTTACAGGCAGACTATAATTACATCAGCGCCATAGAGCTGGGCGCTTTCAGTAAGCTGAACAAGCTCAAAGTGTTGATCCTGAACGACAACCTGCTGTTGTCTTTGCCTCCCAACATTTTCCGCTTTGTGCTCCTCACCCATTTGGATTTACGCGGCAACCGGCTCAAGATGCTGCCGTTCTCCGGGGTTTTAGAGCACATAGGCGGCATCATGGAGATCCAGCTGGAGGAGAACCCGTGGAACTGCACCTGTGATCTGATTCCCCTCAAATCCTGGCTGGACACCATTTCCGTCTTCGTGGGGGACATAGTGTGCGAGACGCCGTTCAGGCTGCACGGTAAAGACATCACTCAGCTCATAAAGCAGGATCTGTGCCCTCGCAGGAATGCTGGCGAGCGTGTTCACCCCCCCTCTGACTCTCACTTTCAAGGGGCCCTGCCCCCGACCTACCACCCCGGCGTGATCACCCCCAGCCGTCCCCCGAAAGCTTCCCGCCCGCCCAAAATGCGCTACAGGCCCACCCCTCGCATCACAAAGGACAAACATGTCTTTGGGCCTATAATGGTTTACCAGACGCGCTcccctgtgcccatgttatgtcccagtgtgtgcgtgtgcacgtCACAAAACCCTGACAGTGGATTGAACATCAACTGCCAAGAGCGGAAGTTGCATAACATCAGTGAGCTGAACCCCAAGCCTTCATACCCAAAGAAACTCCACCTAACCGGTAACTACTTACAAGTGATTTACAGAACGGATCTGACCGAGTACAGCTCACTGGAGCTGCTTCATTTAGGAAACAACAGGATAGCAGTGATTCAGGAAGCTGCATTTGAGAATCTAACAAACCTCAGACGGCTCTATCTGAATGGGAATTACATCGAATCCCTTTCTCAATCCCTCTTCGCTGGCCTGCAGTCGCTCCAGTATCTGTATTTGGAATATAACATTATCAAAGACATTTTACCACAAACTTTTAACTCTTTGCATAACCTTCAGCTGCTTTTCCTGAACAACAACCTGTTAAGATCGCTCCCTGACAATGTTTTCGGCGGCACCATGCTTACACGGCTCAACCTGAGGAATAACCATTTCTCCTACCTTGCGGTTCGAGGGGTTCTAGACCAGCTTTCAGCGTTTATCCAGATCGACCTACAGGAGAACCCCTGGGACTGCACGTGTGACATTGTGGCGCTCAAAAACTGGATGGAGCTGTCCAGTACCAGCGTCGTGGTTAACGAAATCACTTGCGATTCGCCGTCCAAACACGCAGGTCGCCTGCTGCGCTCGCTTCGCAACGAAGCCATCTGCCCCGAGCCCAGCGAGGCGCCCCCGCCACAACATGCACCCCCTACAAAAGCCCCCACATTAATAAGCCCTGGCACTGAGGCCACCACCCCTTCCTCCTCTGCTTCTTTTAGCTCAGTCAGCCCCACCGAATCCCGAATCCACACTCCTGAGTTACACCCCGAGGTCCCACTCTCAGTCCTGATTCTCGGGCTTCTTGTTGTTTTCATCCTTTCAGTCTGCTTCGGCGCAGGCCTCTTTGTTTTTGTCCTGAAGCGGCGCAAAGGAGTGGAGCATGTCCCCACAGGCGCCAACAACTTGGATCTCAACTCTTTTCAAGTGCAATATGGCTCCTACACTCCTGAACCCACCCAAGACAAAACCTCTGAGAGCCACGTTTATAACTACATCCCCCCACCTGTGGGCTCCATGTGCCAAAACCCGATCTACATGCAGAAGGATGGCGAACAGGTGGCGTATTACCGCAACCTGAAGGAGCTCAGCTTCGGGCCCTTTGACGCAAAGAAGGACGTCCTCAGCCGCAGCCCAGGGGCCTACACAATCAGCACAATGGATTTTATGGATAAATCTCCAACATCGTGTGGTTTGGCCACCCCGGATCCTCCCGAGATGTTGTATCAAAACTTAGGGGAGAGGCCCCACAAGGAGCTTCCCACAGCTGCAGGCGCCCCTCCTTTCCATTACAACTTTTGCACTTTACCTAAGAGACCTTGCATCGTGCCCCCCTACGAGGCTGCGACAGCCCGGCGGCATATCACCAACCAGGACAGGTTGAACAAAACTGTCCTGTACGGGACCCCCAGGAAATACTACGGGGCTGAACACCTTTCCAAAAACAATGAGCACCCGCTTCTTCTCCCTGGGAAGCTAAAAACAGAACCAGACTACTTGGAGGTTCTGGAGAAACAGACTGCGATGAGCCAACTGTAA